In the genome of Treponema pedis, one region contains:
- the htpG gene encoding molecular chaperone HtpG: MAQYKFETEVNQLLSLIIHSLYSNKEIFLRELVSNASDALDKLKYLTVSDEAYKQIQFKPRIDICFDETANTLTIRDTGIGMNAEDLKSNLGTIARSGTKAFLENLAAADKKDSNLIGQFGVGFYSAFMTASTIDVISKKAGETEVWKWSSDGKGSYDLEAADDSAFPVMDEVPEGVNGTCIVLHLNNEDSEYATRWKIEEIIKTYSDHIAFPIYLHYVQKEYDDKGKVKSESPKVEQINDGGALWQKSKSSLKEEDYFNFYKSLSHDSENPLMYIHTKAEGTQEYTTLFYIPSKAPFDMFHADYKPGVKLFVKRVFITDDEKELLPTYLRFVRGVIDSEDLPLNVSREILQQNRILTNIKNASVNKLLSEFKKLSETDKEKYSKFIAEFNRPLKEGLYGDYEHREELMELVRFKTTSSEVKEDEWTSFADYVSRMKSGQKAIYYITGDDEKTLRQSPHLEAYKAKGFEVLIMSDEVDDIVIPSLHKYKEWELKAANRAGSDEELNTAEETKEAEKKEKDFKPVLEKIKEALGDKVKEVRFSKRLSDSPSCIVVDEKDPSLQMERMMRAMGQFTASSVKPILEVNAAHILVQKLKSCEDKAFIDDMSNMLLEQALLVESGELKAPVDFVKRINRLMSQELK; this comes from the coding sequence ATGGCACAGTATAAGTTTGAGACGGAAGTGAATCAGCTTTTATCGCTTATTATTCATTCACTTTATTCAAACAAGGAGATTTTTTTAAGGGAGCTTGTTTCAAACGCTTCCGATGCATTGGATAAGTTAAAATATTTAACCGTATCCGATGAAGCTTACAAGCAAATTCAATTTAAACCGCGTATCGACATTTGCTTTGACGAAACGGCAAATACCTTAACTATCCGCGATACGGGTATCGGTATGAACGCTGAAGATTTAAAAAGCAATTTGGGAACAATTGCCCGCTCGGGAACAAAGGCGTTTTTGGAAAATCTTGCCGCCGCCGATAAAAAAGATTCAAATCTTATAGGTCAGTTCGGTGTAGGTTTTTACTCCGCATTTATGACCGCCTCTACGATTGACGTTATTTCAAAAAAAGCGGGCGAAACTGAAGTATGGAAGTGGTCGTCCGACGGCAAAGGCTCTTACGATTTGGAAGCGGCCGACGATTCCGCATTTCCGGTTATGGACGAAGTCCCCGAAGGTGTAAACGGCACCTGTATTGTATTACATTTAAATAATGAAGATTCGGAATATGCGACACGTTGGAAGATAGAAGAAATCATTAAAACTTACTCCGACCACATTGCTTTCCCTATCTATTTGCATTATGTTCAAAAAGAATACGACGATAAGGGAAAGGTAAAATCGGAATCTCCCAAGGTTGAACAAATAAACGACGGGGGAGCGCTTTGGCAAAAATCCAAAAGCAGCTTAAAAGAGGAAGATTATTTTAACTTTTATAAATCGCTTTCGCACGATTCCGAAAATCCTCTTATGTATATTCATACAAAGGCGGAGGGCACACAGGAGTATACTACGCTTTTTTATATTCCGTCCAAGGCTCCCTTCGATATGTTCCATGCGGATTACAAACCGGGTGTAAAACTTTTCGTAAAGCGGGTATTTATTACAGATGATGAAAAAGAACTCTTACCTACGTACTTGCGTTTTGTACGCGGAGTTATAGACAGCGAAGATTTACCCTTAAATGTAAGCCGTGAAATCCTGCAACAAAACAGAATTCTTACAAACATTAAAAACGCTTCGGTAAACAAACTCTTATCCGAGTTTAAAAAACTTTCCGAAACCGATAAAGAAAAATATTCCAAATTCATTGCGGAATTTAACCGACCCTTAAAAGAAGGCTTATACGGCGATTACGAGCACCGCGAAGAACTTATGGAATTAGTGCGCTTTAAGACTACAAGCTCCGAAGTAAAAGAAGATGAATGGACAAGTTTTGCCGATTATGTTTCCAGAATGAAAAGCGGACAAAAGGCAATTTATTATATTACGGGCGATGATGAAAAAACTCTTCGTCAATCTCCGCACCTTGAAGCCTACAAGGCAAAGGGTTTTGAAGTTTTAATTATGTCCGATGAAGTGGACGACATAGTTATTCCCTCTCTTCACAAATATAAAGAATGGGAATTAAAGGCGGCAAACCGGGCAGGCTCGGATGAAGAGCTGAATACTGCGGAAGAAACAAAAGAAGCCGAAAAAAAAGAAAAAGATTTTAAACCCGTTCTCGAAAAAATTAAAGAAGCGCTCGGAGATAAGGTAAAAGAAGTCCGCTTTTCAAAACGGCTTTCCGATTCGCCTTCGTGCATAGTTGTAGACGAAAAAGACCCGAGTTTACAAATGGAAAGAATGATGAGGGCAATGGGACAGTTTACGGCAAGTTCGGTAAAACCCATTTTGGAAGTCAATGCGGCTCATATCTTGGTACAAAAGTTAAAATCTTGCGAGGATAAAGCTTTTATAGATGATATGTCGAATATGCTTTTGGAGCAAGCCTTACTTGTAGAAAGCGGCGAATTAAAGGCTCCTGTAGATTTCGTAAAACGGATAAACCGTCTTATGTCGCAGGAATT
- the dnaX gene encoding DNA polymerase III subunit gamma/tau: MEYQVTATRRRPQRFEDLLGQEFVAATLQKSIEAGKIAHAYLFSGPRGCGKTSSARILAKVLNCAEGPKSTPCGKCTSCEEITLGSCLDVIEIDGASNTGVNDVRQIKDEILFPPNSNRYKIYIIDEVHMLSTSAFNALLKTIEEPPPYVVFIFATTEIHKVPATIKSRCQQFNFKLVPIEILKEALAGAAAELNIQADDEALYWIAREATGSVRDAYTLFDQVAAFSDGHITFEKIHEKLGLTGIESINKLVSACTAKRGHEALVVLDEILQNGISVEQVVSDCADYFRSLLLVKHGITKEALIGQRAERFPQEILTGWNSVQIEQALSIMLQLFKDLRFSVDPRYELELAVSRLAWLTDYVSPQELKTAYDAAREIYSLQMRLCRNPEAVIFTRKNAHIPATGGKIRTALICKTRTE; encoded by the coding sequence ATGGAATATCAAGTAACTGCAACGCGGCGGAGGCCGCAAAGGTTTGAAGATTTACTGGGACAGGAATTCGTTGCTGCCACCTTACAAAAATCTATAGAAGCCGGAAAAATTGCTCACGCTTATTTGTTTTCCGGGCCCAGAGGCTGCGGAAAAACAAGCTCCGCACGTATTTTGGCGAAAGTTCTAAATTGCGCAGAAGGACCTAAATCAACCCCTTGCGGGAAATGCACTTCGTGCGAAGAAATTACTTTGGGCTCCTGTTTGGATGTAATTGAAATCGACGGAGCTTCAAATACCGGTGTAAATGATGTGCGTCAAATTAAAGATGAAATATTGTTCCCGCCTAATTCCAACCGCTATAAAATTTACATTATAGATGAAGTTCATATGCTTTCTACAAGCGCATTTAACGCTTTATTAAAAACTATAGAAGAACCTCCTCCCTATGTAGTATTTATTTTTGCAACTACCGAAATTCATAAGGTGCCGGCAACAATAAAAAGCCGCTGTCAACAGTTTAATTTTAAATTGGTGCCTATTGAAATTTTAAAAGAAGCTCTTGCAGGAGCCGCCGCCGAACTTAATATACAAGCCGATGACGAGGCTCTTTATTGGATTGCGCGCGAAGCTACCGGAAGTGTCCGCGACGCTTATACTCTTTTTGACCAAGTGGCAGCCTTCTCGGACGGTCATATCACATTTGAAAAAATTCATGAAAAGCTCGGACTTACCGGAATAGAATCCATAAATAAACTTGTTTCGGCGTGTACGGCAAAACGCGGACATGAAGCTTTGGTTGTTTTGGACGAAATTTTACAAAACGGAATTTCGGTTGAACAAGTTGTTTCCGATTGTGCCGATTATTTCAGAAGTTTATTGCTTGTAAAGCACGGTATTACAAAAGAAGCTCTAATAGGGCAGCGTGCGGAGCGGTTTCCGCAAGAAATTTTAACAGGGTGGAATTCGGTACAAATCGAACAGGCCTTAAGTATTATGCTTCAGCTTTTTAAAGATTTACGCTTTTCCGTTGACCCGCGGTACGAATTGGAACTTGCGGTTTCAAGGCTGGCATGGCTTACCGACTATGTTTCTCCGCAAGAATTAAAAACCGCTTATGATGCGGCTCGAGAAATTTACTCGCTTCAAATGCGGCTTTGCCGGAATCCGGAAGCGGTAATATTTACTCGGAAAAACGCTCACATACCGGCAACAGGCGGCAAAATACGGACAGCCCTTATTTGCAAAACACGAACGGAGTAA